Part of the Quercus robur chromosome 5, dhQueRobu3.1, whole genome shotgun sequence genome, taataatcaCTAACCATGAAACCCTTATCTTTGCTAGGTATCCAACACATTTTATCTTCACCTAGCCCCCTTATAGGAGAACCATATATGGTTTCCATGAAGTCTAACATAACCATCTAGATCCCgagcatgcacacccctaaagaATCTCACATCCCAAAAGAGGACACCATTGGAGGACTTTATAAGCTCAGCCACACTAGCATCCTTATTCCTGCAAAATCTAAACAAGTCAGGATATGTAACAACAAGAGATATCTCTCCACACTACCGGTcttgccaaaacttcactctagacccATCACCAATACCATACATAATATGGTGTGAGAAAGAAGGCCATCCCTAACtgatatttttccataaaccaACACCATAAGGGCCATTCACAGATCTGGTACACcagcacccccccccccccccccccccccccacacacatcCATATTTCATCTCTATCACTTGTCTCCAAAGGGCGTCTTTCTCAATCCCAAATCTCCATAGCCACTTCCCAAGTAAAGCTTCATTGAAAAGACTTATCTTCCTTATCCCTAAGCCACTCGAAGAAATAGGAGCACAAACAGTAGCCCATTTAACCAAATGAATTTTAGGATCATCTCTAAAACTACCCCATAAGAACTTTAAAAGGAACCTGTGTTGTGAAGAAgaaggtggggggggggggggcatatTCTTCTTAAATCATTTTCTTTAGGCTGCCATTTTAGGGAGAGTGtgatttttgaatatttattttaattttattttaatagtgAATAACCTCCTCTAATGGctgctcttttttttctctatatatattcttttcatTATGTTTATATGCTAAATGAGTTGCACTTTTACTCACCTGTTGTTACATCTTAGTCAATATCAATATAAAAGATTGAGAGAAGCATTCCCATTTACTCAAACAACTAGCTGAAGGCCTTTTTATCATACGCACTAGCTGAAGCATCCCCATATGTGAAATCTCATGTACATTGCTGAAAATGGCAAATGACTAGCAGAAATTACAGTTGCCATACAGTATTCAGTACTGATCTAGCATACTGAGAACCTATAATTGAAAATAAACAACTGAAATAATAATATTGTGTGACTCAAAAGAAAACAGAACATAGAGAATAATGAGAAAGTGAATTAGAATTATACAGAAAATCCAGACTCAATGCAGTGCACACTTTCAAGATCTATGTTTTCAACTTAAGTAGAATAGCTTCCAAATAAGGTAGTGGGAAGAAAGGAAGGCAGATGTTTACCTCTAACAAGGTTGGAATACTCCATCGAACGACATTACGGATGACACCCCCATTTGATTGATCTCGGcactcaaatttttgaaaaatttgccCAACCTAGCTCCACATTCATGTAGAAACCAATTGCAGAGAACAATGTTTTAGGGGGAAAACACAGAGATAAAGGAAATAACAAATCTAGTGATGGACATTTCACATACACCTAGACATAGAATAAGCCAGTGtacataaattttagaaatgagATGCTAAAAAAAAAGGGCCATCTTCAGGCTGATAATGACCTATAAAAACTGTCCTCAGGCAAGTTATTTTCAACGTTCAAGCCTCTTCATGTATAATGATTTCTGGAAATAAACATTTCATAACTAAAAGAGGGGATGCATAACTAAGAGCAATACAGAGTTCAGAAATATCGCTGAAGGAATTGCTTATAAGTTctatcaaaagaagaaaaacctgAAAGAAAGGAAGTCTAGCAGCAGCTTCGAAAAGAATGAGAACATCAGGGGCAGAAGTATACTGCAGGCGCCATGTCCCATCCAACTTTACGAGATCAATTGGCAAACCCATGTTATAACCCTCCACACTCACCTGCCAATTATAAACATTTCATTAGTTGTATTTGAACAAATTCACTTTCACATAACTCTTCCTCCTTTTAATCAAGTGAACATCCCATGTAGAATATAGAATCAATAAGCACAAGCATGAAGCAAACAAATATACTGGAGTAAAATCATACAAGAGCCTCCTCAATGGAAGAGCGTTGGTCAGCAGTTGCAACAAGTCCTCGTTTTGTCTCTAGGATAGCTCTCAATAAATCATGCTTTTTGTTCTCTACCACAAATTCAGATGCCTAAAAGACCAAACAAAGTCAATAATTATGCAAAACAATGactaaatatgaaaaaaattcatgggaaaatataattttccacTCTAAATTTCAACCCACTTGCAGTGTCTCTCAAACTATAAATATGCTCAATTCACACCCTAATTTGACATAACTGTATCAATGTGACCCATTCTATCTAAATTGGGCATTAAATTGAGACAGAAATAGACATGTGAGCCACTGCACCACCCTACATTTTCATTCATGCGTAATGCCTAAACGACCCTCACTGGTTGCAATGTGAAACTACCATTTCAATCTCATTTAACACAGATTTACATGGTATAGGGCACATTGATACAATTCTGTTAAATTGGGGTGTCAATTGAGCAAATTGATAGTTTGGGGGACattgaaaatgaaggaaaagcttaggatggaaaagtgtaattttttacagaaataaataaacaattgaaagaTGAGTTCCAAAGGATTAAGAAGAAAAACCTGACTGGTTTGGGTAGCTGCAGTTGCTAAACATGGAGAAGTTCTCTGAGAGTACAGATTTCTATGAAGGGCAGAGCTAAAAGGCTTAACCTCATAGATGGCTCTGTTTCCTTTTGGTGGATACAATGGAGGCACAAAAGCCAAATCCATAtcttaaaaaatacaaatacaaatacaaatacaaaaataaattcagaaCAAACTCAATTGAATGCAAATAAGCTCATTGACATCCTAATTAGATAGGCTCTGAGCCCAGTGTGGGATTCAAACTATTATACTCACAAAAACCATAATACTAACATTCAGACAGTGAGCCAACTGAATTGCATGCACTGATTCATGAAATCCCAGTGTGATTGGATCAAAACCCAGTTTAGCATTCAAACTAACAAGTCCAATGGGACTCACATCACGTGTAACTTGCTAGAAGCtcacaaacaaataaaagggtgtcaaaatttcaatgaataaTTTGCTAATCTgcaagcaaaattttttttttttttttgaaatttgactaaataaattaaaattttttattagtaaacataattatcaaaaaaagaaaaagaaaaagaacgagAACATACCTGACAAGATTTTAGTCGAAAATATTGGTGTCAGGTGAGCACTGTTATATACAGTTAAGGGTAGTTTAGTT contains:
- the LOC126727554 gene encoding probable plastid-lipid-associated protein 10, chloroplastic isoform X1; amino-acid sequence: MDLAFVPPLYPPKGNRAIYEVKPFSSALHRNLYSQRTSPCLATAATQTSQASEFVVENKKHDLLRAILETKRGLVATADQRSSIEEALVSVEGYNMGLPIDLVKLDGTWRLQYTSAPDVLILFEAAARLPFFQVGQIFQKFECRDQSNGGVIRNVVRWSIPTLLEEQEGATLLVSAKFDIVSARNIYLQFEEITIQNINVSEELQALIAPAILPRSFLSLQILQFIRTFRAQIPVGNPGRQSVGGLYYLSYLDDNMLLGRAVGGGGVFVFTRAQPLE
- the LOC126727554 gene encoding probable plastid-lipid-associated protein 10, chloroplastic isoform X2; the protein is MDLAFVPPLYPPKGNRAIYEVKPFSSALHRNLYSQRTSPCLATAATQTSQASEFVVENKKHDLLRAILETKRGLVATADQRSSIEEALVSVEGYNMGLPIDLVKLDGTWRLQYTSAPDVLILFEAAARLPFFQEQEGATLLVSAKFDIVSARNIYLQFEEITIQNINVSEELQALIAPAILPRSFLSLQILQFIRTFRAQIPVGNPGRQSVGGLYYLSYLDDNMLLGRAVGGGGVFVFTRAQPLE